From the genome of Oryza glaberrima chromosome 1, OglaRS2, whole genome shotgun sequence:
GTAATATTACTCTTCTTTGATGAAGCTGTAGATTGCTCACCCAAGCACCCAGCCAAAGCTCTTGACTCAACATTATGTTGCAATTTTGGAGATCCATCATCAAAACAAACATCTTTGGATCCAACCATTACTTTAGCCTTTTTAGGTCCTAAGGACTTAAATCTATATCCTGCAAGATGACTTGTTGCCACATCAGCAGCCAAATCAATAACCTGAGCATCCGTAGACAGTTTGTCTCCTGAGTATAAGAGCTGCGAAGTAGATGAACAGCCATGTTTCATAGAAAGGGTAGAGCGATTGGCAGGAGTGATCTGGGCAAACTTGATATAGTTACTTCTTTTGGTGGTTGGATTCACAGATAATGCAGTTCTCTGGTTCTCATTTGCTGTGGTGACAGCCTAGCAGAAGAAAGAATACGACCTATAAGTACCAGAAGCATCAAACTGAATACTGATCATCTATGTGAGTGCAACAAAATTACCAAAGCAGATATAGTCTCCTGAGGTTTATGTTTGTCTGCAAGCAGTACAATATTATCTGCATGTAACAGCATTTTCACAAAAATGTAAATCATCAAGAGAATAGCAGATCAGCAGAAACACAATATAGTAATTAAATTTGGCAGCCACAGCAACCGGAGCTGCAAGAAATGTCTGGTTGTCCAGCCAATGGTTGCACTGAACAATTAAAAAATGTTCAGGGCTTCAGGACAGCAACACATGTTGCAGAATTATATTCAGCACTCGACAGCTAGGTGAAATAGGTAATTTAAAGAGGATTTAACATTCAGGAGCTGGATCTTGGCCCCATACTCTATAAATATCTCTCAAGACTTAatagtacaaaaaaaaattgaagatttTTCTATTGCTACAAGAAAGGTGTTGATTTTACTGCCCCAATGCAGCACATGACTTGTAATGTACAAAtccatatagaaaagaaaagaacatatGGGCTTCAAGCATCAGAAACTAGAAAATGTACTGGTGTGCACAAAATTTGAGCCAATTTTAATGCGAAGGTGcacgagcttttttttttttatcttctagATTTGATAGTTACAGGCTGAATTCTGACATACAAATATGGAATGCAAGCTAAAGTTAATGGGGTACTTAAATAGTATAGAACTTTATTGATGTGCTCTGGAGGAAAACTTCCCAGCAATTTACATACTGTTAATTAGATAATTGCAAACAAAAGAATCAACACAAATAATCAATACAAATGCACCAgcaaatcctatcttactataaagttacaacccactaactcctaaagcttaacatgcaaagatgccacatcatcatccactaacaatcaataCATTTGGAGACGTTTCCGCCTATATTCCTACTAATGTAATCTCCATTACAGATGGACAAATATTCTTATCCGCAGATCTATTCAATGCCGGAATTCGGCCTATCGATTTTATCTTAGATAATTCTAACTACGCCCAAGAAGATAATAACGAAATGAAACAGTACTTTCCTTTTTTCTGATCATAGAGGAGCCGTATGAAACGATTTCCGACAAGTCTTTCTGCTTAGAGCAAGAAGCtttaatatcatgcaaacatgctatactatctataatttaaaatttattacattttagagcttttaaaatgaaagcatgttaaatcatcatcccacataatacacataatatttcaatatatatcttcattattttttataatattttatgtaCCTAtgtagttcatcctcacttggttaatgctatttctctcttctctaattaagccatatcacatcaattgtttttagtgcTTATGTAAGTTTATGTTTTTTAGCtatcttacatattattttttacttattgttatcatattgaactcccgcagcaacgcgcggggtttcacctagtaatTAAGATAACAAGACCCATATCCACAGGAAGTTCCAAACCATCAACCAAAACAAGCAACCAACATATTTTTCAGCAGATAGTGTTCGCCATATGAGTGGGTAATCACACCAGGTCCTTAAACTTATGTGTGGGGATCCTCTGATCTAATTGACAGTTGCAGATTTATATTCAAGAAGTCAATCCAGAGGTTACTGCAATAACTCATTATAAAAGGGCTTCATCTGAAGAGTAGGAAAGGGGTTCTCACCATTAAAATCTGTCTCATTTGGCTTTGAAGAATCAATAGACACTTTATCTCGGAAAAATCTTGTTAACCCTTGGACTACTTCCCCATACTTTTTATAGCACTGCAGGGGAAAATATAAGTATAGTAAAGATGACTTTGACAAGCACTGAAGAATGAAATCAAAAACCTACTTTTATGTAAGGTCGCAGCCAATATGACATCTGAGATTGATAATTTTGCCAAACAAACCTGTAAGCCATATGAGATGTCAAGAAGCTTTTTTTATTCAAAAGGCCGAGATTCAGAAAAATAATGACTTGTAGCTTTTCTACCCACATGATGTTTGACATCAACAAGCCACTGGAGGTAACCACGTGATCCTTAAAATCTTATATGTTAGGTTGATATAGCACAAAAGCGCAAAGCGTATCTTGAGATTTTCAAAGTGACTTTCTTCTTAAGTGCTTCGATGAAATACGATATGGAATGCAAATACAGAGAGATTGACTAAGAAAGGCTAAATCAGCTCACATGTAGAACAGAAGACATAAATGTTAAAAGCATTCATTCTGCAGCTAGTCCAGTTGAAGCAGAAAACTAATGATAATTTGATTCCTTGCTTAGAAGGTTATGATTAGTTTTGAACCTTTCATCACAATAAATAATTGCTCCATAGTCATGGCGATGTCTAATGACACGTCCAACAGCCTGATTGACAGCTCTTGCCGCTTGTTGTACATACCATTCCTCCCCTGTCAAAGCCTACAAAAAGATCACAAACTTGTTTCTAAATAattatcaggaattcaggatatAAAGCATATGAATAGGATTGCACTATGTGCATACAGTATTTTTGTTTCTAGTTCCTGATATAACTGCTTGAAGTTAATAAGAACATAACTCCGACTAAGAAATACTTTTTCTGTGCGCATTAAGCTTTGCACTAAAAAGTATATGATCTGTCTTAAGGATGTTAGTTAATGTATTGAGCCTATTGCTTGCACTCACTACCAATACAATGTTGAGAGGCCGAAGGCTTCATGAACTCTGTATAAAACCGAATGTCCTCCAAACAGCTTCAGTTCAATCTTAAAGTTTTACTGCAATCTAGAGAGGCTTTAAGCTTTTGACTCCATCTGTGTGGCTGCAGCAGTTatttgttttataatgtaatttGTCCAAACAAACTGTCATTTGATACTTTACCATCAGAGCTATGATGGTGCAGAAAATTGATGCTCCATGATATAGCACGGTAATTTATCATGTCATAATATTTTTGGAGTTGCACCATGTAATTAGAGGAAAATTGATGTACTTTACTTAATGAGTTATGATAAGTTCAAGCTTAATATAAAGAATCATTGAACAATGAAGTATGGAAAACAACTTAACCTTTGAGTTCTTGTTAGATGCTGAACCCAGCTTATCCAAATAATCACGCTTGAGCCGAACCTGGAACAATCACATAAAGGAAATTGCAAATTTTATTGAAGGAAAATGGAGCAAATAATTATGAGGCTTGATAGTTGTTAGTTTGTACTTTGCGTCATAAAACAATGAATATTCTAGCATTGTATCACACGGTATTTGAGCTTTGTACGAATGGAGCTGAGCAGCTGGAAGTCACAGAAGGAGGTCAAATTTCATAAGCTTATAATGTGCACAGGATAGTTGTTACTTTGAATGTGCAAGGAACTCAAAAGCTTTTTTCCCAACCAAATAGGTCCCGTTAACTATATTGGGAGAAAAGGGTGAGCAAGAAAATAGGGAAGACCTTAGGATCAGTTGGGGTAGCGAAGGGCATTCCAGTAACTATTACAGCTCTTCCAGCACGGTCAGCAAAATCAAGACCCTCACTAACCTGCATAAGTATAAAATGCATAAGTAGTAGAACTAATATTTGAGGTTAGTCAAAATGCAACAATCTGAAAATGAAAAGCCTACCTTGTTAATACTCAAGGCATCTATCCTTCCAATAATATGTGATTATTATGCTTTGTTTGATTATAgcacttagtttttttttagcagAATTATAGCACTATAGTTGAATGGCTACTATGTTTATTAGAATTCTATGTTCAGTCCTGCTTTTAGTAGTGTGTTCCATCATTCATAAGATTGTAGCTGTACCTATTAACATCATTATTAGCATTACAATACTCTCTTTATAGACTCATTGAATGTTGTCGAACATGTTTTAACACAAAAGAAAGGACTAAACATCAGAGCAAATGAATTATATAGATCCAACAACCAACCAGAGTCATAGAAGAATATAAACTCAAGAGTATCGAAGCTTtaacaaaaagaagaaagttAACATTGAACTTCACCAGAAGTTAAAATAGAAAGTAAAAGGAGATATGAGAATATTAGATGGACAGGAACAAACTTTGCCCCGACAAACTGCAAAAAATATTGCCCCGGTTGTAGAAGAATCACGTAGCTTGGCTGCATAATCCTGCAAATCCAATGCCATGCAGTTCTATGAGAAAATAGAGTTTAAAGTTCAAACCGTGACTTCTAAAATATCCCACAACCTCGATTGCATTTGGAAAGTTCGATGACTGCCTAGGCTCTATAACTGGCTGCTTGTGCTTGCAGATTCGTTGCCAAATTGTGTGCTCATCACTTGAATTTTCATGGTTCTGTAAAATCCAATCCTCATTTCCTCAAGGCCAAATACCTCAATAAATTGGAATAACTCATTGAAATTACACATACCCTATCTTTCCAGCAGTTGATACACTTATCCATCATAGAATATGACGGAAAGAAAACAAGCAGACCATCTGGTACAATGCGGGCGAAATTAACTGCAAAACAAGTATCCAAATCAGATGCATACAGTAAAGGTGTTTCAAAATACAAACAGCTGCATACTGTTAGGTGTTCTCAACTGCCTACCAATAGTTATACCCAATTCTTGTTTGTATTTCAGAGTCTCACGCGTCCGGTAAGAAGAATTAAGTGGATGTCCTGATGGGCCTACAGGCACAACTCCAACCCAGATTTGATCTGAagcaatgacatgtgggttctcTAGCCTAACTGGAAATTCCCTGGATTCATGAAAACATATGACCTCAACATTCAATAGTCAAaaactccctctgttccaaaatataagcatttctagtaTTCAAAATTTGTACCACAATATAAGCATTTATGGGGCATTGATTCAAATGCATGGAAATCTATATACATTTTCAGCCAATGAGATGCTTGGGAAGAGAATCtaaacaattcaaattttgaccaCTGTGACtaaaagagattttttttccatctaccTTAGTTTTTGCTAAAAAAACGTACagatgtttatattttggagcggagggagtacatataaaATTTGAGTGAGCTGATaattaagtaaaaataaaagtaaaatttaGACTTCTTTGTTCTTACAGGTTTAGTTCCAGGGCAAGTGAATCCAAGGGAGATAAAGTGCCAGATGTTAATATAATCGAGCGCACACCCAACTTGAGAAACTCTTCCATAGCAAGCCCTGGGTTAAAACACCACCAACTAAGAGTCCTTGATACCTTACCTGCAATATAAGAAAATCTAGAGAATTAAGTATATAAGTAAACAATTACTGACTCAAATGTTAACTTTTAAATATTTCGGGTTACAGGGAATTGTATCAGGAGTCGAGTTAAGCGTATGGAAATAGAGAAGAACGAATACAAACAATGGAAGTTAAAGAGCAATTAACTCTTGCTCATGGATTATACATATAATATtgatgcaagtatgcaactaaATGCTGCAGGCTTGGAGACAAATCTTAAAAGCAGATCTTGTAAATTCCACCATTAAGAGATAGTTGTACAATATTGATGCAACTAAATGAGGTCAGCTTGGACACAACTCCTGAAGGCAGATCTTGCAGCTTCTGCCACCATTAATTGGATacaaatctataaaaaaaatatgcttacACTACGGATATGAAAAAAACAATTGTCAGGTGACAGCATGAGAGCATTTGGATGAATATTATTAGATAAGTATAAATTATTAGCATTTGGATGAATATTATTAGATAAGTATGAATTATTAGTACCAAAAGAAGATATGGGCATCAGCTACAGAGCCATGCAAACATTGAACCAGATTTAAATAACGAGTGACCATAATACGAGTGAACTTACCCAAAACTTTAAGAGCATCTCCAGAATTTTGTTGGCATTCATTCACATGAAACTGGAATGAAAAGAATGAGTGCAATTGTAAAAGCATAAAATTCCAGCAGAGTATGCAAGCTTATACAGTAAAGTGTGAAAAGAGGTAGGATGAAataggggtgcaagtgggttTACCCGCGAACCCGCTTATAGGCAAAAATAGTGTGTAACCCGCCAGTTTGACTAGCGGGTTAACTATGAATTTGACTTATAAATGGGTTTATAAATTGATCCACTTGTATATTTAGATGCGGCAAGCCGGGCCGCGACGCGAAAacccataaattattatttatttaaactcGCGGGTCGGCCCGCTTGCACCCCTAGGATGAAAAAACTGAAGCCCTACttggaacacaggaattttGGAGGTAACAGTTCAAGAAATTGAGAAAATTTCCTGTCTTCTAAACAGGGACAATGGAAGTCAGGAAgaggggggggagagagagagagatgtatATGTCATATATTATTGTGCATGGTTGCTGCAAACATTAAATGACAGAAGAAAGCAGCAGAACTTATCTAAGGTAGAGAAACTTACACGATAATACTTTGCATGGCTTTGACCACCACCTCTAAAAATTATGTCAAGAATGTCCCTGATTGTTTCCAATCTACAGACAGTAGCCTTCGCCTTCATCCCAGGTCCAGTTTCAGCAGAATTTCCTAAGTGTGCAGGAAAAATACAGACACTCAACTGCTTTGCATGAACCGGCAAACAATTATCAATAGTTATCAGAAATTCAATATGTTCAACTAAGGTAACACTTAGAGCTAGAAAAATAATGAAAGCTTAAAGTAACTATTCAGATCGAGAAAATGGAATAGTACATTTCAGTGGAAAGAAGAAACCTGGAAAAATTGATTACCTTCCTCAAGTAATAGAGAAGCACCATCAATTGTGTCAATTAGCTTTTTGGATGTTTCAGAAGTAATATTCAGTTCAGAGAGGAACTCATATATGTAATTGCCAGGTTTTGTATGGCCCAGCTCCTTGGAATCAATCACCACCTcactaattttcttttcaagtgCCATTAAAAGGGCTGGGGAAAAAGTTCGATTATTAGTCTATTACAGTACGAAATCTCACAGTCCGAATCATTAACATAGGTAAACACTTTCTAACTAAGAATATGGATACAGGTATGATTTGCTGCTGTAAGAAGAAATATGGTTCACCTTTGAGAATAGCATAATTTTCAGGGTCAAATTGTTTATCAGCAGAATTTTCAAAGGTCCTCTTTGCTGAACACAATTGGATGCATTCCTGAGCTTCCGCAATGCAAGAAGAGAGGTTATTGGGAAGCAAGTCAAAAGATGCAGCATCTGCACATATACTCTCCTGCATAAAAGGGTAATGGTAAATTCAAAACAAACAGAACTATAACCAGACATATATTGAATGAAACTTATGTATATAATATTGCGATTGGTTCATTTAACTCAAGTCTTAAGCATAAAGAGAGTTTTAACACTAAAGCAAACAGATATTCAGATAGTTGTAGATTGAACAAAGGACTGGAGCATGTATTTCCATACCAAGTTGTGTGCTTCATCAAATATAAGTACTGCATTATCCCATGGTATTCCATTTAAAGAACGTCGATTTCCTGGATCAATAAGATAGTTGTATGGAGCAAAAAGAATATCAACCGACTTGGAAAGTTCCCGGGAGATGTAATATGGACACCTaaaatggaaaataaaacaaTTGTAGTCAGCAAAATCTGTAGGCGTTCTGTTGTGTGCATGTGGTGTGCAAGTTAGGGCAGATGAAATATGAAACTTACGGGCCCTTAGTTCTCCCAATATTAACCAAGTCTTCAATGTCGCAAGCCTCACTCCCAAGCTCACTGTTGTTCCTCATGAATTCTACAGGATAAGCAACATATGGTTAATCTGTAAAAGAATTGTTTAAAAGAAACTACAACAAAATACCTAACATGGACAGGCCAGCATGGGAACATAGGGAGATACTTCCTTTGACAACAAAAATAAGttgttttgaattttcaaagtCAACAAGGTGTCCCTTTTATGAAGGAAAAGCAAGATGTCCCTTTAACCACTAAAGTTGACCATTGTCTATTCGAAAACTTTGTAAAATATCATGGTAGTTCTTCCACATCAAATTTACTCATACCATTTTCCAATATCAGAACTACATTTTATACATTTAGACAGCAGTTCTcgccaaaataaatatagtttgaCTGTGCATTCAAGGGTGATATGTTTTTTGTCATCACGGGTAGTACTACAGAAGCATCAGCGCGGCAGTAACATCTGACTTGAAGGATAACTTATATGACTCAAGCATTCAAGTTGTTGATTGTGGCATTGACAATAAACTTCTTGTACGAATCAAATGGGCCTATGATACAGAAATGCCTAATGTGTGTGGGTGTGCATGGATTTACCATGGCTTTAACTTTATGTGCAGAGATAAATTTTATGGTTATATGTAACAAGGATCCTATTGCAATTACCAGCGACAGAGTTGTGATGGCGGCACCACCGTTTCTTGCAGAGGTAGTGGCAGGCGTTGTTTTGTTGCCTTCCCCGGAGTTTGCTCACTTCCTCGTGGATGCACATCTGCTCGCGGGAGCCCAGTACTGCCATTTTTGGCCTACAAAACTGAACGAGTTAATAGTGCGAGGGCACTAACTCCATTACTCCAGACCTCCAAGACAAAGACATTCAAATGGAATTACAGAACAGCATACATCCGGCGCAGTTAGCTTAGATAAAAACAACTGACAGATAAGCGTAATTTGCTCGCCATCGGGCTTCACCTGTAACTGGTGGCCTTGAGCTCCTTGATGACCTGCCGGAGCTGGCTGTGAGTCCGTGAGGCGTAGATGATCACGGGGTACCGAGACGACTGCGACGCCGAACCCCCCGAGTGCTGGCTCCCAGAAGGCTGGCTCCCATACGGCGGCTGCTGgctcccgcccccgcccccgcccccgccgcctccgcctccacgcaGAAACTCCCCAAAGGTGCGGCGCCACGCGAGCGCCGAGCAGAGGAGGCACAGCGTCTTCCCCGTCCCCGTGGGGCTCTCCAGCAGCGCGTTTTTCCCCTGTCGGATCGATCCGGCGAGCTCGCCCCCATCACTCAAATCGAATGGAATCGAAGGGTTTCCGATTCCGCGCCGACGGGGGGGAATCGGAGGGGATTGGGGGGTTACCTGCTGGAGGGATTCGAGGACGCGGTCCATGTAGGTGATCTGGCAGTCGTAGGCGTCGTAGGGGAagtcgacgtcgacgccgcggATCCTGTACACCGgcattgcggcggcggcggccgccggaggcggaggtggaggggacGGAGTGGGCGGGAAATCGgggatttggggggggggggggggggggggggaagcttgcgagggaagaagaggaggcggcgccctgaaaagaaaacggaaaagagagagaaggggttTTGGAgtgggagaggggggagagagtgAGGCGTGTGAACGGCAACAGCGTTGGGCAGTTGGGCTGAACGGCGGTTTGGGCCGCCAGGGATGCTTTTCAGCTGGATGAGTGGAACGGGCCCGTATAAGGCTAAGGAGCAGCTATATTtatgggaataagttcactttaggtctctctACTTGTTGGTCAGTCCAATTTTCGTCCCATAACCACAAAACTTGGTACGacccatcccccaacttacgaaaaccggacATATGAGGTCCCTCGACAGTATGGAGGATGTTTTTGGCCGACGTGACGCCTAAGTGGCTTCTTTGACTAGGTCTCTATCTCAcgcactgacgtggcgcttacatggcaattttacccattgggcccacatgtcagttacacgCAATAATAATAAACGGCGGGCCCgtatggccccacatgtcattttcaATATCATCTCTATCCTTTATCTCTCACCCCCTCGTTGGAGCAGTCGGAGCAAAGGTAGGCGGCCGCCAAAGCAACCCGCGAAGCTAAATGAGGTGGGCAGTGGCGACTGTTCCCTACTCCTCTCTCACTTCCCCTTTTTGGCATGTGGGCGGCGGAGGGTGCGACTGCAGAGCAGCGGGGCGGGGCGTGCGGCGGAAGGAACGGCGGGATCCAGAGCATGCTGGCGGTGCGGAGCGGAATGGGTGGTGAGCGCTCCctactcctctctcccttcccctttTCGGCATGTGGGCAACGGAAGGCGTGGCACAGAGCACACGGGGCGAACCGGCCGACCGGTGGAGCGGGGTGTGTGGCGGAAGGAGCGGCGGGGACTGGAGCATGCTAGCGGTGCAAAGCGGAATGAGCGGCGGGTACTCCctactcctctctcccttcccctttTCGGCATGCGGCTGGCGGAGAGCGGAGCGGCCGACCGATAGAGCGGGGCGTGCGGCGGGCGGAGCAGCGATGGCCATCGGACGACTGTGACAGGCGGGGAGAagggcagcgcgcggcggccacAGCCGTATGAGGAATcaacttggcggcggcggcgtgaaccCGTTGCGCGTGCGAAAGGCGACCACGGCCGTGATCGTGCCGTGGCTGTTTGCTGCCCTTCGGCTCCTCTCAACTTGACACTGTGATGGCTGTCACTGCTTTTCCTCGTTGTCGCTCGATCCACCGCCACTAGAGAGGGGATGGAAAGGcagggggagggagaggccgCTGCTGGAGATGGGGGAAGCCGACGAGGCGAGAGGAGAAGGGCAGCCTCGACAGAGGAGGGGTGGATCTGTCGGCCCATCCCTtgctcccgtgccgccgccactgcttcatgggaggagaggaagagtggatctggccaccccgccgccatcgcccgccGTTTTATTTGCGATGGGGaaaggaggaaaggagagagaaagagaaagagagataaaaagtcaaaacgattaTACTAATATGACCCACTATAGATAACTTGC
Proteins encoded in this window:
- the LOC127755237 gene encoding regulator of telomere elongation helicase 1 homolog; protein product: MPVYRIRGVDVDFPYDAYDCQITYMDRVLESLQQGKNALLESPTGTGKTLCLLCSALAWRRTFGEFLRGGGGGGGGGGGGSQQPPYGSQPSGSQHSGGSASQSSRYPVIIYASRTHSQLRQVIKELKATSYRPKMAVLGSREQMCIHEEVSKLRGRQQNNACHYLCKKRWCRHHNSVAEFMRNNSELGSEACDIEDLVNIGRTKGPCPYYISRELSKSVDILFAPYNYLIDPGNRRSLNGIPWDNAVLIFDEAHNLESICADAASFDLLPNNLSSCIAEAQECIQLCSAKRTFENSADKQFDPENYAILKALLMALEKKISEVVIDSKELGHTKPGNYIYEFLSELNITSETSKKLIDTIDGASLLLEEGNSAETGPGMKAKATVCRLETIRDILDIIFRGGGQSHAKYYRFHVNECQQNSGDALKVLGKVSRTLSWWCFNPGLAMEEFLKLGVRSIILTSGTLSPLDSLALELNLEFPVRLENPHVIASDQIWVGVVPVGPSGHPLNSSYRTRETLKYKQELGITIVNFARIVPDGLLVFFPSYSMMDKCINCWKDRNHENSSDEHTIWQRICKHKQPVIEPRQSSNFPNAIEDYAAKLRDSSTTGAIFFAVCRGKVSEGLDFADRAGRAVIVTGMPFATPTDPKVRLKRDYLDKLGSASNKNSKALTGEEWYVQQAARAVNQAVGRVIRHRHDYGAIIYCDERFVWQNYQSQMSYWLRPYIKCYKKYGEVVQGLTRFFRDKVSIDSSKPNETDFNDNIVLLADKHKPQETISALAVTTANENQRTALSVNPTTKRSNYIKFAQITPANRSTLSMKHGCSSTSQLLYSGDKLSTDAQVIDLAADVATSHLAGYRFKSLGPKKAKVMVGSKDVCFDDGSPKLQHNVESRALAGCLGEQSTASSKKSNITHAPGNSGAIHEKSGGQESNAGPAFLKLAREKLSTAEYRDFVEYMKALKLKTMHIKDSLDAIAKLFSSPERLPLLEGFRVFVPKNHLSLYEQLVQSYTVPNT